From Butyricimonas paravirosa, one genomic window encodes:
- a CDS encoding calcium/sodium antiporter — translation MLIPVLLVVASLVVLYFGADFLVKGSSSLAVRFGISPLVVGLTVVAFGTSAPELLVSVQSALEGNPGIAVGNVMGSNIFNVCAILGISAMIYPLRVNPRLIRLDAPVMLVATLLFVGIFHNGSFGRWAGILFFAGICAYMIYCVYKAKRGEVVEGDEEIKPTKSWMLDVVLVIAGLALLVWGSGLLVDNAVIIAKALGWSEAVIGLTIVAAGTSMPELATSVVAALKKRTDIAIGNVIGSNIFNLLAVLGLTATIAPVETNQINWTDMLVMLGTSLLLLPFMRTGFKIGRGEGVVLFVIYIAYTVYLLVY, via the coding sequence ATGTTGATTCCTGTACTTCTTGTCGTGGCCTCTTTGGTGGTACTTTATTTCGGGGCAGATTTTCTGGTGAAAGGTAGTTCATCGCTGGCCGTGCGTTTTGGAATATCTCCTTTAGTTGTCGGTTTGACCGTGGTGGCATTCGGGACAAGCGCACCGGAGTTACTGGTTAGCGTGCAGTCGGCATTGGAAGGTAATCCGGGAATTGCCGTGGGAAACGTGATGGGATCTAATATATTCAATGTTTGTGCTATTCTTGGAATTTCAGCGATGATTTACCCGTTGAGGGTGAATCCCCGGTTGATTCGGCTGGATGCACCCGTGATGCTGGTGGCCACGTTATTGTTCGTGGGGATATTTCATAACGGGAGTTTCGGAAGATGGGCCGGGATATTGTTTTTTGCCGGGATATGTGCCTATATGATTTACTGCGTGTACAAGGCCAAGCGGGGAGAGGTGGTTGAAGGGGACGAGGAAATCAAACCCACGAAGAGCTGGATGCTGGATGTCGTGTTGGTGATCGCGGGACTTGCTTTGTTGGTATGGGGATCGGGCTTGCTCGTCGATAATGCCGTGATTATCGCGAAAGCCTTGGGATGGAGCGAGGCGGTGATCGGTTTGACGATCGTGGCAGCAGGGACAAGTATGCCGGAACTGGCAACTTCCGTGGTGGCTGCCTTGAAAAAACGTACGGATATTGCCATCGGTAACGTGATCGGTTCGAATATATTCAATCTTTTGGCTGTTTTAGGATTAACGGCGACGATTGCACCCGTGGAGACCAACCAGATTAACTGGACGGATATGCTGGTGATGCTCGGAACTTCTTTACTTCTGTTGCCTTTCATGCGAACGGGATTCAAGATCGGGCGGGGGGAAGGTGTCGTGCTGTTCGTTATTTATATCGCTTATACCGTCTATTTGCTTGTTTATTAA
- a CDS encoding FecR family protein — protein MNRANETFRVSEIIFRYILGELADEEKEQLERWLDEKPDHKYLFEDLVKEAKKSEKIKAYGRIDLYEALEDLLRKKRKMEQMRKKRRFITWATGVAAVILPLAIAFMLHIHRGDSGESMEDVKEVVVLPAGKPRAMLQLASGEEIMLTAGTTQRIKQENGIEIKQDSGVIEYRVDKAKDKEIPQFNIISVPRGGEFSLVLSDGTRVWLDAASRLRYPVTFVGKERRVYLEGEAFFDVAKDKESEFVVETKHADVKVFGTSFDVSAYEDEEKTTATLVRGSIGMEVRETGSEIRLKPGEQACLVGKELTKWEVDTEMYSAWREGRLVFSKVRLEDMLRRLARWYDVDIVFSRSELKDFTFTGEVQKYEDFSEILEVIEMTQIARFQVKGKTIVVY, from the coding sequence ATGAATAGAGCAAATGAAACTTTTCGAGTGTCAGAAATTATTTTCCGGTATATTCTGGGAGAATTGGCGGATGAGGAAAAAGAGCAATTGGAACGATGGCTGGATGAGAAACCGGATCATAAGTATTTGTTTGAGGATTTAGTGAAAGAGGCTAAAAAATCGGAAAAAATAAAGGCTTATGGACGGATTGATTTATATGAGGCATTGGAAGACCTGTTGAGGAAGAAGAGGAAAATGGAGCAGATGAGGAAAAAGCGTCGCTTTATAACATGGGCGACAGGAGTGGCGGCCGTTATTCTACCTTTGGCTATTGCTTTCATGCTACATATTCATAGGGGAGATTCCGGTGAAAGTATGGAAGACGTGAAAGAGGTTGTTGTTTTACCTGCCGGCAAACCACGGGCTATGCTCCAGCTTGCATCGGGAGAGGAGATTATGCTGACTGCGGGAACGACACAACGTATAAAGCAAGAAAATGGAATCGAGATTAAACAGGATTCCGGGGTAATCGAATACCGGGTTGATAAAGCAAAAGATAAAGAAATTCCGCAGTTTAACATCATTTCGGTTCCGCGGGGTGGTGAGTTTTCGCTAGTGTTGAGTGATGGGACTCGTGTTTGGCTGGATGCAGCGAGTCGTTTACGTTACCCGGTGACGTTTGTCGGTAAGGAAAGAAGGGTATATTTGGAAGGGGAAGCGTTTTTTGACGTGGCTAAGGATAAAGAGTCTGAGTTTGTTGTAGAAACGAAACACGCTGATGTCAAGGTGTTTGGAACATCTTTTGATGTTTCTGCCTATGAGGACGAAGAGAAAACGACGGCCACTCTGGTACGGGGTTCGATCGGCATGGAAGTTCGTGAAACAGGTTCTGAAATACGTTTAAAACCGGGTGAACAAGCTTGCTTGGTGGGCAAAGAGTTGACAAAGTGGGAGGTGGACACGGAGATGTACTCGGCTTGGAGAGAAGGGCGTTTGGTGTTCAGTAAAGTGCGTTTGGAAGATATGTTACGACGTTTAGCCCGGTGGTATGATGTGGATATTGTTTTTTCCCGATCGGAATTGAAGGATTTCACGTTTACCGGAGAGGTGCAGAAGTATGAGGATTTTTCCGAAATATTGGAAGTTATCGAGATGACGCAGATTGCGCGCTTTCAAGTGAAAGGTAAGACAATAGTAGTATATTAA
- a CDS encoding RNA polymerase sigma factor — protein sequence MGGSFMQNEQQILLEHLAKDSDLAYTLLYKQFYVPMVLFASKYINNEEEAKDVVQEFFISMLGLKKEFENVTALKVYLYSSVKNRCTNYLRHERVKGRYEAFVMQEFDDVDLFWDRVLEEDVYSRVMEMVEELPKQCRSVMTLSLEGYKISEVAEKMGISLETAKEYKKESKKRLTTRLQTLGLSMFVQLFF from the coding sequence ATGGGGGGAAGTTTCATGCAGAATGAGCAACAAATATTATTGGAACATTTAGCCAAAGATAGTGATTTGGCTTATACTCTATTGTACAAGCAATTCTACGTTCCGATGGTGCTTTTTGCTAGTAAATATATTAATAATGAGGAGGAGGCGAAGGATGTAGTACAAGAGTTCTTTATTTCCATGTTGGGACTAAAAAAAGAATTCGAGAATGTTACAGCATTAAAAGTTTATCTTTATAGTTCGGTTAAGAATAGGTGTACGAACTATTTACGGCATGAGCGGGTAAAAGGGCGTTACGAGGCTTTCGTGATGCAGGAGTTCGATGATGTGGATTTGTTTTGGGACCGAGTGTTGGAAGAAGATGTTTATTCCCGTGTGATGGAGATGGTCGAGGAACTCCCCAAGCAATGCCGGAGTGTGATGACACTTTCGTTGGAAGGATACAAAATTTCTGAAGTTGCGGAGAAAATGGGAATTTCTCTTGAAACGGCGAAAGAATATAAAAAAGAGAGTAAAAAACGATTGACAACTCGTTTGCAGACATTAGGATTAAGTATGTTCGTGCAATTATTTTTCTAG